AAGAAGTGTATAAAAGGTGAGGAAAGTGATGCGCATCGTGATCCAAGTCAGTGGGAATATATTGATGCTTCGCAGGGGAGTCAGACTACGAAGAGATCATGCATAAAATCAAGTGGGAGTCAATCGTCAACCATGCTGATTGGTAAGCAACCGTCTACCAATTCTGCAAAAGGCGAGTACTTGTCACAGTTTCCTGCTTTCTTTCATCTATACATCGATGACATTATTGATGTTCAACCAGATGGAAATTGTGGTTTCCATTGTATTTCATCTGCATTAGGATGAGGGCAAGATGCAGGTTATGATGTTCTGAGACAATTGCATACTCAAATCCATCAACATGAAGAATTGTTTTCCAAGTTGTTCCATGACATTGTCTCTTATTTTAGTAATTCATTACTCGTAAAACACTTGAGTGTTCAGGGTAAGGAGAAATGGATGTTGATTCGAGATATGGGTTACCCTATTGCTTCTAGATATAATGttgtatttttttctcttttcatgaAAATGAACATAACATTTTTCCCGCTTCTCATAGCTCCACCCCCATACACGAGTTGACATACAATCAATGTTGTTGGTTTTATCAACGATAACCATTGGGTTCATGTAAAGTTGAGATCCAATTGTCCACTGCCTCTTGTCACTAATCGTTGAAGGAAGAATTATTCTATTGATGCAAAAGCATGTGAATCAATATATGCGGGTCGGTTCAGACATTAGGAACAATTGTCTAGGAAGTGATTGTAATTTTTTTGTAATACATCTATGTATGAAATTTATTCTATTCATATATTAAaacagttccttatctcaccgtgtattttattcaagtttaaaaaaaaggaaaaaaaattaaatcccagtattaccggaaatttgaaattttcggtaattTTATGAACTGAAGTCACACCGAAATCATACACGGTAAATTTAACAAAATTTTCGATACGATATTGAAAATTTCAGAAAATCCAGTATTTTACAGGAACAATTTCCTAAAAACGCATTACTTAATGAGGGGTGGCATATGTTAATTCCTCCATGATAAATTCGCCGCTTACATACTTTGTTCGGAGGCCCAATTAAGTTTGTATTGGGCCCGTGTAGATGGACACCATTCAACGGAAGCCGTCTCCTATACTCCAACAAAGAACAAACAAACAAGGAGCTTCAACTGCAACTAACAACTGAGGCGCACCCATTTTCCCCTAACATTACCATCGAAAAACCgaagaaaaaaaatgagaaaGTTCGATCCATGGCCAGTTTTCTTCAAGCGAGAATGGAAGAAGAATTGGCCATTCGTCGTTGGATTCGCAATCACCGGAACTATAATCACCAAGTTCTCTCTCGGTCTTACTGGTAAAATAAACCATCGCCTTCATCATCTTCGttttctccatttttttaaaatttattgtagaattttattttcgattttgttaacctaatttaccgtctttttttttttacagaggAGGACGCTAAGAATTCGAAATTCGTTCAGCATCACAAGAGGTAACCCTAATTTGTAACCCTAATTTTACCAAATAGAAAATTAGTTATTCTCTATGAATCACACAAACACCAGAAGCACGATACTGACACATCGAcacaaataataatttgaaataatgaataaattaaacaaaatcctACACTTTTTTCCAGAGGTGTTGTGCTATAGAGGTTATTCTAGTTGATGCCTTAGTCATGCATCTATATTTACCGATCCTGTTGATAATGTGGCATTTTGTTGTTAACGTATATTCCAGGTGATTTCTGAATGTGGACATTGCACCGGCTTTGCACCTCATGATAGGTGTGTCGATGTTACTTTCGTTATCTTGATTTTATGGATTGTAATAACAAAAGAGATGTATTTTGTATACTCTCCTATCACCATGTTCTTATTTCCAGTTTTGGTGTTTACTTAATCTGCTTGTAAAATTCAGACTAAGCAATTATTGAGTTTTGTTATTGTGATTGTTATCCTActtgtgattatttttattttaagatgaCAATTGACAAGGGAACACTTAGTTGTGTAAATAAATATACTTGAACATGGAAGTTCTAGGTCCAAGTATGATTTAGGGGTGAGATAGACTTCCATGAACCATGCTACtcataaatattgttttattactCAAAATTTGGTCGGCGAATATCTTCTCGGTTTTATTTGACAAAACATAATGTGAAATTTAGGATAGTCGAGTATGAAATAGAACTTACACCGTTAGCTAAATATGTATGGGATTTAACTACTAGAATTAGATTTGAAATTTGAACTTCAATATTTTCTTGGATTTCAGTTTAATTCAAAATCTGTGGTCAATTTTATGAATGCTCTAGCTATCTTCAGATCAAGCTTTGAGAGTTACAGTACTGAACTTTTGCTGAAAGGTCATGATCTACTAGTTATAATTAGTAGAGTTTATTTTCTTTGATGGCCTTTGATAAATAATGATAAGTTTGAAAAATTGTAGTAAAAGACTCATCTACAAGTTTGCCTTTAGTTACTTTTCATTTTCCAAATCCATTTAAATGACTTGTATTCTTCATTGAAGTCAATCTTGAAAATCCTCCCACTGTATTTTTGAAGTTGAAATTTCTATATCTCTATATGTTGTTTCTTCCAAATTTCAATGATTTCTGTCTGGCAGATGAGACCAATATATGTCTTTGCATTTTCTTTCATCACAAAGAAAATTTATGACACATGGTAATATAGAGAAAGATGAGCTAAGAAAGAAGTGGTGCTATTCATGCAAGCGTTGTACTAGCTAGATTCATAATACAATTTGGTGGATTGTAATTTACAAATCTAGCTAGAGCAGAAAAACAAAGATTCTTACTCGGTGCCGATTTTGAGAGCATGTAAGGCATGCTATTGCACAGGGTCCGAAATTTTAAATAAAGTCTCATAATATATTGTCATTGTTCAACTTCGCTTAAATAGAGCCTCTTTGTTTTTCTGTTCAGTATTTGAATGTACGAATGATAATTCAGATCCATCAAAGGCGCATATAAAAGTAATATTTGTATATTTTATGTGTCACTTTAGTTTTAAACAACAAATCCTTGGAGGCTTTAAGGGGATCATGAAGTGAGATATGTGTAAGGAGAATGTCCTGTTATATATTTGAGATTGAGAAATTGGAACACCAAAAATGCATTAAAGATTTTTGGAACCGCGTATTTTAATTGGTGTATCTGAACAACAAAAATACGCAAGTAGAGAAAATTATCAGGTCCACCCCCTTTAGGGCCCAAAAAAATCTTTAAGTCAaatgtattttttattctttcttttggGCCCGTTAGGTCTTACAATTGGTATCATACTCTCGCTCATAACAACATTATTGGGCACAATAGGAACCTTGTGCTCAAGGTCACCGTTTTGGCAACGTGAAAGGAATACAATCATTGggaaaagtttgttttttttgttggcaAAATCAACATATTTTTGGAATCCAATGTGAAAAAGGTGGGAATCAAAGGTTGAGAtcaattcttcaaaaaaataGGAAGATGTTGCGGGTTTCAAAGTCTGACTTTGACAAGTTAAAAGATGTGTGAGGAGTTAAACTTATCGGAGAGATTTGAGAGAGGACATGTGGAAGATGTTGATGTGGAAGATGTCGATTGTATTGAAATTTTTCACGTGGATCAAATAGTGTATGGAAGGAACACTCTATGTGTGGCAGAGCACATGTTAAGAGACAAGGTCACTTTTTACATGTTGGGCGTCAAGGGAAATCATGATAAACTTAGTGGATAACATTGCAAATTTTTCCTTGCAATGGATCCTTACAGAGCACATGTTAAGAGACAAGGTCACTTTTTACATGTTGGGCGTCAAGGGAAATCATGATAAACTTAGTGGATAACATTGCAAATTTTTCCTTGCAATGGATCCTTACTAATGATTATAATTCAGAGATCAATTAATTACCTTTTGTAGTGTAGTTGTTTTTATCGTCGAAACAAATTGATCATAAGTGCAACAAGAACACCTTTACTTAGTCCACGCGAACAAAACTTACAATGAAAAATTATTCTGCCTGGAGTTCTAGCTGTGAACAAATGAAAGATTAAAAGAGAACACGAACTCAAAATCCTAGTGTGACTAGGTTTTGAGGATACATGAATAATGGATTGTCACTTTAGTATGACTGTTTGATTTACAGAGTGGAGCTTACAAAGTAGCGTGTTTCTCTAATTAGCATTAGTGCTTTTGgcattgaatcataaataaatcttattcatttatttaatatatcaTTATCTTTCTTCATGTGAGCGACAACGAAGAACTTTGTAacgataataatattaaattatatatttaattaaattacttattCAATATTATAAACAAAGAGCATCGTTGTCTAGTAACATATTATCGTATCTAACTGATGAGAATGTCATATGACCTGttgtaatttttttgataatgatcacatgtataattatgtttttgCCTTTATATCTATATTAAACACAAGTCATAATTTGTTTTACTATTATATAGTATAATATTATATTTCTTGATACTTGAGTATACTTAGTCTAATAATATATTTGATGACCATGCATTTGACAATCATACTCGATCAAGGGGTATGTAGATAATACTCTTGCATATGTAGAAGAAAAAATCCCATGAATGTCACTTTTGTCCTTCCACATGACTCGTTGAGTACCTAGCTTATCGACTTTATAATTGTTTTATTGCAAATAATATTTGACGGTACTAAAGTGATCAATTTCTCGTGTAGGGACTATAGTGGTTTCATGTCAAAGAGTGCCATACATCATTACTGATATGAGAACAACTTATGACATTTGCATAACTTATAATATTTATACCTATCTGAAAACTCGATATCTCATATGCATTATCTGTGAGATATGATCATCAACCTGCTCATATAATAGTCTTTACGCAATACATTTGTCCCATTTGACATTAAGGCTTAACTACATATACTTTTAGAATGACATCCTTGATTTAATGGCGTCTCACATTTAAGTCACGTTTAATGTTCCATTGGACGAATTAACTATTCTAGGGACTTCATTACtttgaaaataaacatgataaaaaaataattttatcttaAATAGCTAACTTGATACAAGTTTTAAGTTGAATCATAAAAACATCGACCTTCAGGATTTACACTAATAGGACGCTACTCGAGGTCCCTATGTACAATGTTCATATCTGATGGGCATAAAGTCGGAGAAATCCAACAGATATTGGACGAAAGTCGTCCTCTACTATCTAACGATAACAAATGAATTGCATGCTCTCTCATATTTACCGTTTTTGTTCAAAGAATTTAAACTATTGAAAGGGCTTACCAGTAATTAACAAATGTACCAATTAAATTCCCCCTCTCCATCCTATTACATTAGTATCATC
This sequence is a window from Vicia villosa cultivar HV-30 ecotype Madison, WI unplaced genomic scaffold, Vvil1.0 ctg.002354F_1_1, whole genome shotgun sequence. Protein-coding genes within it:
- the LOC131638632 gene encoding ATP synthase small subunit 6-A, mitochondrial-like, with amino-acid sequence MRKFDPWPVFFKREWKKNWPFVVGFAITGTIITKFSLGLTEEDAKNSKFVQHHKR